From the Malus domestica chromosome 17, GDT2T_hap1 genome, one window contains:
- the LOC103404469 gene encoding SNF1-related protein kinase catalytic subunit alpha KIN10 isoform X1, with product MDGPVGRGGSGSDTYLPNYKLGKTLGIGSFGKVKIAEHALTGHKVAIKILNRRKIKNMEMEEKVRREIKILRLFMHPHIIRLYEVIETPSDIYVVMEYVKSGELFDYIVEKGRLQEDEARNFFQQIISGVEYCHRNMVVHRDLKPENLLLDSKCNVKIADFGLSNIMRDGHFLKTSCGSPNYAAPEVISGKLYAGPEVDVWSCGVILYALLCGTLPFDDENIPNLFKKIKGGIYTLPSHLSPGARDLIPRMLVVDPMKRMTIPEIRHHAWFQAHLPRYLAVPPPDTMQQAKKIDEEILQEVVKMGFDRNHLVESLRSRVQNEGTVAYYLLLDNRFRVSSGYLGAEFQETVDCGFNRMQQSETAASPVGHRLPGYMEYQGMGFKPQFPVERKWALGLQSRAHPREIMTEVLKALQELRVCWKKIGHYNMKCRWVFDNTGQNEGMIDNPVHGNHYFGDESSIIENDGAMKMPNVVKFEVQLFKTREEKYLLDLQRVQGPQFLFLDLCAAFLAQLRVL from the exons ATGGATGGACCTGTTGGCCGTGGTGGTAGCGGTTCAGATACTTATTTACCAAATTACAAGCTCGGAAAGACTCTTGGTATTGGTTCTTTTGGAAAGGTTAAAATTGCAGAGCATGCATTAACTGGACATAAAGTTGCTATCAAGATCCTTAACCGCCGCAAAATAAAGAACATGGAAATGGAAGAGAAAG TGAGAAGAGAAATCAAAATATTGAGGTTGTTTATGCATCCTCACATTATACGACTCTATGAGGTCATTGAAACACCATCCGACATTTATGTCGTGATGGAGTATGTGAAGTCTGGGGAGCTCTTTGATTATATAGTAGAGAAGGGTAGGCTGCAGGAAGATGAAGCTCGTAACTTTTTTCAACAG ATAATATCTGGCGTAGAGTATTGTCACAGGAATATGGTTGTTCATAGAGATTTAAAGCCCGAAAATTTGCTTCTGGATTCCAAATGCAATGTGAAAATTGCTGATTTTGGTCTGAGCAACATAATGCGTGATGGCCATTTTCTCAAGACAAGTTGCGGCAGCCCGAATTATGCTGCTCCAGAG GTTATATCTGGCAAGCTGTACGCTGGGCCTGAAGTGGATGTGTGGAGTTGTGGTGTTATACTATATGCTCTTCTTTGTGGCACCCTTCCATTTGATGATGAAAATATTCCAAACTTGTTTAAGAAAATAAAG GGTGGGATATACACTCTTCCTAGTCATTTGTCACCTGGTGCAAGAGACTTGATTCCAAGAATGCTTGTAGTTGATCCAATGAAGCGAATGACCATTCCTGAGATTCGACATCATGCATGGTTCCAGGCTCATCTTCCTCGTTATTTAGCTGTTCCTCCACCAGACACCATGCAACAAGCAAAAAAG ATTGATGAGGAAATTCTTCAGGAGGTAGTTAAGATGGGATTTGACAGGAACCATCTGGTTGAGTCTCTACGTAGTAGAGTACAGAATGAG GGAACAGTTGCATACTATTTGTTATTGGACAACCGTTTCCGTGTATCCAGTGGCTATCTTGGAGCTGAGTTTCAGGAGACTGTG GATTGTGGTTTCAATCGTATGCAGCAAAGTGAGACTGCTGCTTCACCTGTTGGGCACCGCCTTCCTGGATATATGGAGTATCAAGGAATGGGTTTTAAACCACAGTTCCCTGTTGAAAGGAAATGGGCTCTTGGACTTCAG TCTCGAGCACATCCTCGTGAAATAATGACAGAAGTCCTTAAAGCTTTACAAGAATTGCGGGTTTGTTGGAAGAAGATAGGACACTACAACATGAAGTGTAGGTGGGTTTTTGACAATACAGGTCAAAACGAAGGCATGATCGACAACCCTGTGCACGGTAACCATTATTTTGGAGATGAGTCCAGCATCATCGAAAATGATGGTGCTATGAAGATGCCAAATGTGGTCAAGTTTGAAGTGCAG CTTTTCAAAACTCGGGAGGAGAAGTACCTGCTTGATCTTCAGAGGGTTCAGGGTCCGCAGTTTCTCTTCTTGGATCTTTGTGCTGCTTTCCTTGCCCAACTTCGTGTACTTTAG
- the LOC103404618 gene encoding ethylene-responsive transcription factor ERN1-like, with amino-acid sequence MARKRKVSEGVEDNNATSSEGTMGWDEMVNEASAVAELGGARRARKRFVGVRQRPSGRWVAEIKDTIQKIRVWLGTFDTAEEAARAYDEAACLLRGANTRTNFWPCSHSPSSTPALPSKITNLLLQRLKARNNANSCSPPSSAPLPIINHQHDHNLHEQAAKTEFSETYTDFLNDPEDYYITSSNNHDIITDHISASSIDYMTSSLESCLTNKETDHIEYGNLSELVQQTYSCGDANFVAEGSEEDVDPEQEQEEEMNGDQVGVIDFQFVDDIGASNSNCYSPSPFEIAEEIEEPVLEAESYTDEPSMLRAAMKRMKYERKFSASLYAFNGIPECLKLRIGSVNGNGKGRGVSECLSNLQRACSNKKEEEVVVAVAAAGEHQRNDSKQEEQGSSMDVSLSSDGELSLWSSLDLPPICFLSTN; translated from the coding sequence ATGGCAAGGAAGAGAAAAGTTAGTGAGGGAGTGGAAGACAACAACGCTACTTCAAGTGAGGGAACCATGGGTTGGGATGAGATGGTGAATGAAGCTTCCGCTGTTGCCGAGCTAGGCGGAGCACGTAGGGCGCGAAAGCGCTTTGTTGGTGTCCGGCAAAGACCCTCTGGAAGATGGGTGGCCGAGATCAAGGATACCATtcaaaaaattagggtttggctAGGCACCTTTGACACTGCTGAGGAAGCAGCTAGGGCTTACGATGAGGCTGCCTGCTTGCTTCGCGGTGCCAACACCCGAACCAACTTCTGGCCTTGCTCCCATTCGCCGTCTTCAACCCCGGCGCTCCCCTCGAAGATCACAAACCTCCTCCTCCAGAGGCTGAAAGCAAGAAACAACGCCAACTCTtgctctcctccttcttctgctCCTCTCCCTATCATCAACCACCAACACGATCACAATCTTCACGAACAAGCAGCAAAAACCGAATTCTCTGAAACATACACGGATTTCCTCAACGATCCCGAAGATTACTACATCACAAGCAGCAACAATCATGACATCATCACTGATCATATCAGTGCAAGCAGCATTGACTACATGACATCGAGCTTAGAGTCATGCTTAACTAACAAGGAAACTGATCACATAGAGTACGGTAACTTGAGTGAATTGGTGCAACAGACTTACAGCTGCGGAGATGCAAATTTCGTAGCAGAAGGATCGGAGGAAGATGTTGATccagaacaagaacaagaagaggAAATGAACGGAGATCAAGTTGGAGTTATAGACTTCCAGTTTGTCGATGATATCGGAGCATCCAACTCAAACTGCTACTCTCCATCGCCTTTCGAGATTGCTGAGGAGATAGAGGAGCCGGTTCTGGAGGCTGAGAGCTACACCGACGAGCCTTCGATGCTGAGAGCCGCCATGAAGAGAATGAAGTACGAGAGGAAGTTTTCGGCTTCGCTCTACGCCTTCAATGGGATTCCCGAGTGTTTGAAGTTAAGAATCGGATCGGTGAATGGGAATGGGAAAGGTAGAGGGGTGTCCGAGTGTTTGAGCAACCTTCAGAGAGCGTGCAGTAACAAGAAAGAAGAGGAGGTTGTTGTTGCTGTGGCGGCGGCGGGGGAACACCAACGAAATGATTCGAAACAGGAGGAGCAGGGTTCGTCAATGGATGTTTCTCTGAGTAGTGATGGTGAATTGTCACTCTGGAGCTCACTTGATCTGCCGCCAATCTGCTTTTTGTCAACTAATtag
- the LOC103416998 gene encoding uncharacterized protein has translation MASRRNVRYSPLATDDDDVYGSPNDPRFDYTPKSFDKIPWKSIVLALFLLSLGSLLLFLSYFIFTGHMGGELAQAYGLLALGVLTFLPGFYETRIAYYAWRGANGYRFASIPDY, from the exons ATGGCATCTAGGCGCAATGTTCGTTACAGTCCTCTTGCTacggatgatgatgatgtttaTGGAAGCCCCAATGACCCTCGGTTTGACTATACGCCAAAGTCTTTTGATAAAATCCCGTGGAAATCCATTGTTCTTGCTCTTTTCCTGCTTTCTCTTGGATCATTGCTTCTGTTTCTTtcatacttcattttcaccGGTCACATGGGAGGGGAGCTGGCTCAAGCCTATGGCCTTTTGGCTCTTGGGGTTCTCACCTTCCTCCCAG GCTTTTATGAGACACGAATTGCATATTATGCATGGAGAGGTGCTAATGGATACCGTTTTGCCTCCATTCCGGACTACTAG
- the LOC103404469 gene encoding SNF1-related protein kinase catalytic subunit alpha KIN10 isoform X2 codes for MDGPVGRGGSGSDTYLPNYKLGKTLGIGSFGKVKIAEHALTGHKVAIKILNRRKIKNMEMEEKVRREIKILRLFMHPHIIRLYEVIETPSDIYVVMEYVKSGELFDYIVEKGRLQEDEARNFFQQIISGVEYCHRNMVVHRDLKPENLLLDSKCNVKIADFGLSNIMRDGHFLKTSCGSPNYAAPEVISGKLYAGPEVDVWSCGVILYALLCGTLPFDDENIPNLFKKIKGGIYTLPSHLSPGARDLIPRMLVVDPMKRMTIPEIRHHAWFQAHLPRYLAVPPPDTMQQAKKIDEEILQEVVKMGFDRNHLVESLRSRVQNEGTVAYYLLLDNRFRVSSGYLGAEFQETVQSETAASPVGHRLPGYMEYQGMGFKPQFPVERKWALGLQSRAHPREIMTEVLKALQELRVCWKKIGHYNMKCRWVFDNTGQNEGMIDNPVHGNHYFGDESSIIENDGAMKMPNVVKFEVQLFKTREEKYLLDLQRVQGPQFLFLDLCAAFLAQLRVL; via the exons ATGGATGGACCTGTTGGCCGTGGTGGTAGCGGTTCAGATACTTATTTACCAAATTACAAGCTCGGAAAGACTCTTGGTATTGGTTCTTTTGGAAAGGTTAAAATTGCAGAGCATGCATTAACTGGACATAAAGTTGCTATCAAGATCCTTAACCGCCGCAAAATAAAGAACATGGAAATGGAAGAGAAAG TGAGAAGAGAAATCAAAATATTGAGGTTGTTTATGCATCCTCACATTATACGACTCTATGAGGTCATTGAAACACCATCCGACATTTATGTCGTGATGGAGTATGTGAAGTCTGGGGAGCTCTTTGATTATATAGTAGAGAAGGGTAGGCTGCAGGAAGATGAAGCTCGTAACTTTTTTCAACAG ATAATATCTGGCGTAGAGTATTGTCACAGGAATATGGTTGTTCATAGAGATTTAAAGCCCGAAAATTTGCTTCTGGATTCCAAATGCAATGTGAAAATTGCTGATTTTGGTCTGAGCAACATAATGCGTGATGGCCATTTTCTCAAGACAAGTTGCGGCAGCCCGAATTATGCTGCTCCAGAG GTTATATCTGGCAAGCTGTACGCTGGGCCTGAAGTGGATGTGTGGAGTTGTGGTGTTATACTATATGCTCTTCTTTGTGGCACCCTTCCATTTGATGATGAAAATATTCCAAACTTGTTTAAGAAAATAAAG GGTGGGATATACACTCTTCCTAGTCATTTGTCACCTGGTGCAAGAGACTTGATTCCAAGAATGCTTGTAGTTGATCCAATGAAGCGAATGACCATTCCTGAGATTCGACATCATGCATGGTTCCAGGCTCATCTTCCTCGTTATTTAGCTGTTCCTCCACCAGACACCATGCAACAAGCAAAAAAG ATTGATGAGGAAATTCTTCAGGAGGTAGTTAAGATGGGATTTGACAGGAACCATCTGGTTGAGTCTCTACGTAGTAGAGTACAGAATGAG GGAACAGTTGCATACTATTTGTTATTGGACAACCGTTTCCGTGTATCCAGTGGCTATCTTGGAGCTGAGTTTCAGGAGACTGTG CAAAGTGAGACTGCTGCTTCACCTGTTGGGCACCGCCTTCCTGGATATATGGAGTATCAAGGAATGGGTTTTAAACCACAGTTCCCTGTTGAAAGGAAATGGGCTCTTGGACTTCAG TCTCGAGCACATCCTCGTGAAATAATGACAGAAGTCCTTAAAGCTTTACAAGAATTGCGGGTTTGTTGGAAGAAGATAGGACACTACAACATGAAGTGTAGGTGGGTTTTTGACAATACAGGTCAAAACGAAGGCATGATCGACAACCCTGTGCACGGTAACCATTATTTTGGAGATGAGTCCAGCATCATCGAAAATGATGGTGCTATGAAGATGCCAAATGTGGTCAAGTTTGAAGTGCAG CTTTTCAAAACTCGGGAGGAGAAGTACCTGCTTGATCTTCAGAGGGTTCAGGGTCCGCAGTTTCTCTTCTTGGATCTTTGTGCTGCTTTCCTTGCCCAACTTCGTGTACTTTAG